One window of Deltaproteobacteria bacterium genomic DNA carries:
- a CDS encoding methyl-accepting chemotaxis protein, with translation MLRQSNSKSIRREVTFLVITSVLFSLACMGVLQYLSELKLLERSLVDTANASLQPIRFLAAGSINGGNVMKLKNKTARELYKANSDLLYLKMSGTSKGTPKTEFFDAIPPQYIEYTYVKEGITDDDIDTFSGAFRSGGLSAKDEGYSLDGERYLLYIKKKLDIPNGGELTAVYSARAIEGTWLKVLKRIAIVAVVISLISGLIAVYRTNRLVRPVIEVSRQISYTTETLDLGSSTVKVDADNEIGSLANSFNDFVHKLNKAIWAFKDHCEYVGKAISTLSASTEEMLARINEQSQKMGEVAAAAEQSRATIEETAKSSNSTASSAEVVLENVSKGTRIVDDSKAEMDLIAKEVSSTASLMEELGKGSDKIGDIILVINDIAEQTNLLALNAAIEAARAGEQGRGFAVVADEVRKLAERTSQSTKEISSMIASIQANIAEAIEAMEGARTHVEGGVVKTNLAGEALGEIEKLVKEITSMNIQVAAATDEQAATTKEIYENIQRAFETTEAVKESTLAMYESFKELDSMSEKLNREVEQFKLNGRVKEVAAMPASPPPGKPEARAAVM, from the coding sequence ATGTTGAGGCAATCGAACAGCAAGAGCATCAGGCGCGAAGTGACGTTTCTTGTAATAACCAGTGTCCTCTTCTCGCTCGCCTGCATGGGGGTGTTGCAGTACCTGAGCGAGCTGAAGCTTCTGGAACGCTCGCTCGTCGACACGGCCAACGCCTCGCTCCAGCCCATCCGCTTCCTCGCGGCGGGCAGCATAAACGGCGGCAACGTGATGAAGCTCAAGAACAAGACCGCCCGGGAGCTCTACAAGGCCAACAGCGACCTCCTCTACCTCAAGATGAGCGGCACGAGCAAAGGCACCCCCAAGACCGAGTTCTTCGACGCCATACCTCCGCAGTACATAGAGTACACATACGTCAAGGAAGGGATCACCGACGACGACATCGACACCTTCTCCGGCGCCTTCCGCTCGGGCGGCCTCTCCGCAAAGGACGAGGGCTACAGTCTCGACGGCGAGCGTTATCTCCTCTACATAAAGAAGAAGCTCGACATCCCCAACGGCGGCGAGCTCACGGCCGTCTACTCGGCCAGGGCCATAGAGGGCACGTGGCTCAAGGTGCTCAAAAGGATAGCCATCGTCGCCGTCGTCATATCGCTCATCTCCGGCCTCATAGCCGTCTACCGCACCAACAGGCTGGTCAGGCCCGTGATAGAGGTGTCGCGCCAGATCTCCTACACGACCGAGACCCTCGATCTCGGCTCATCGACGGTGAAGGTGGACGCCGACAACGAAATCGGCTCCCTGGCCAACAGCTTCAACGACTTCGTCCACAAGCTCAACAAGGCCATCTGGGCCTTCAAGGATCACTGCGAATACGTGGGCAAGGCGATCTCGACGCTCTCGGCGAGCACCGAGGAGATGCTGGCGAGGATAAACGAGCAGAGCCAGAAGATGGGCGAGGTGGCGGCCGCCGCCGAGCAGAGCCGGGCGACCATAGAGGAGACGGCCAAGAGCAGCAACTCGACGGCCAGCTCCGCCGAGGTGGTCCTCGAAAACGTCAGCAAGGGCACCAGGATCGTGGACGACTCGAAGGCGGAGATGGACCTCATAGCCAAGGAGGTGAGCAGCACGGCGAGCCTCATGGAGGAGCTCGGCAAGGGCTCGGACAAGATAGGCGACATCATACTGGTCATAAACGACATCGCCGAGCAGACGAACCTCCTGGCCCTCAACGCCGCCATCGAGGCCGCAAGGGCCGGCGAACAGGGCCGCGGCTTCGCCGTCGTGGCCGACGAGGTGAGAAAGCTCGCCGAGAGGACCTCCCAGTCCACAAAGGAGATATCGTCGATGATAGCCTCCATCCAGGCAAACATCGCAGAGGCCATAGAAGCCATGGAGGGGGCCCGCACCCACGTGGAGGGCGGAGTGGTGAAGACCAACCTGGCCGGAGAGGCGCTCGGCGAGATAGAGAAGCTCGTCAAGGAGATCACGTCGATGAACATACAGGTGGCGGCGGCCACGGACGAGCAGGCGGCGACGACAAAAGAGATCTACGAGAACATCCAGCGGGCCTTCGAGACGACGGAGGCCGTCAAGGAGAGCACGCTGGCCATGTACGAGTCCTTCAAGGAGCTCGACAGCATGTCGGAGAAGCTCAACCGCGAGGTGGAGCAGTTCAAGCTCAACGGCCGGGTAAAGGAGGTCGCGGCCATGCCGGCCTCACCGCCCCCCGGAAAGCCGGAGGCCAGGGCCGCCGTCATGTAG
- a CDS encoding tetratricopeptide repeat protein, with protein MVKRSLLSIVLAVLLVTGLSPAGLEAAGPGAAAGGGPADVEALAAEAASALSRRLYKAAAERMEAMLARDPSLAPRVAPLLAYAYERNGERERGLKLLAGSRKARYALARAAITGAPLRLDGLEREVARTGLFFVDVGLASGVSGMGLESAVRRKALERALKDAFLSLVAEPGKKELSRFNDNILSSADSYYLSHYIFSTGEGRGFFRFAVVVFIDMGALTDTLESYGMIKARRKSTLQVGLLTRKGSDRLRKMLLSSLRSAGFNAVDMGAGALNPETMKTKGSIVVEISESPRVAGTVLGSNFKSIECVVEFAVVNGNNGVVITRLKGSHSLVHLNEEAGKEAAVKLAYEKVADTLRATLSDIGKRMGEEIASGALPPIELSVADSVEIFSNIYKSYAEEPFASVRLVNNSEREIRGVKVTLMVKDYMDFPSERLIERMAPGQKRTVELTAVFNNRVLELTENTLLQSEIVVTYYDGAESRSVTAALPIHVYEKHALVWDDKAKIASFITPRDPVVSTFASMAVREYNFPYINQALVKARAVFEALGVLGVTYIADPTPYATVSSDTTIVDHVQYPRETLERKGGDCDDLVSLFGAALESLGIKVMPVDAPSHLFIMFDTSIPEHLEGEFGFPPDMYVVHDGTIWVPFETTLVGSSFLLAWEKGVENYGKWGGEAAFVDPRKAWKKYLPATLPPAEFKGEVSKAAIEKVFGGELEELRRRRVRRLAARYLDLGEKGLAQAVIVYGENGLVDDALALARKLDASGALTPDTANNIGNVHFLKGDYEKALGYYRMAREKDATDPGILVNMARAYLKLGDRERAREVFAEAMAMDAGVKEKYLKVYVELGQ; from the coding sequence ATGGTTAAACGTTCGCTTCTCTCCATCGTCCTTGCGGTCCTGCTCGTGACCGGCCTGTCGCCGGCCGGCCTCGAGGCGGCCGGTCCCGGAGCCGCGGCTGGCGGCGGGCCGGCGGATGTGGAGGCGCTGGCCGCCGAGGCCGCCTCCGCCCTGTCGAGGCGGCTTTACAAGGCGGCCGCCGAGCGCATGGAGGCCATGCTCGCAAGGGACCCCTCCCTTGCGCCGAGGGTGGCTCCGCTTCTCGCCTACGCCTACGAGCGCAACGGGGAGCGGGAGCGGGGGCTGAAGCTTCTGGCGGGGTCGAGGAAGGCGAGGTACGCGCTTGCGAGGGCCGCCATAACGGGCGCGCCGCTGCGGCTCGACGGCCTGGAGCGCGAGGTGGCCCGCACGGGACTCTTCTTCGTCGACGTGGGGCTTGCTTCAGGCGTATCGGGCATGGGGCTCGAGTCGGCCGTCAGGAGGAAGGCGCTGGAGCGGGCCCTGAAGGACGCCTTCCTCTCGCTCGTCGCCGAGCCCGGCAAGAAAGAGCTTTCGAGATTCAACGACAACATCCTCTCCTCCGCCGACTCATACTACCTCTCCCACTACATATTCTCCACCGGCGAGGGCCGGGGCTTTTTCAGGTTTGCCGTCGTCGTCTTCATCGACATGGGGGCCCTGACGGACACGCTCGAGTCCTACGGCATGATCAAGGCGCGGCGCAAGAGCACGCTGCAGGTGGGCCTTCTGACGCGGAAGGGGTCGGACCGGCTGCGCAAGATGCTGCTCTCCTCGCTCCGCTCGGCGGGCTTCAACGCCGTTGACATGGGGGCCGGGGCGCTCAACCCGGAGACGATGAAGACCAAGGGCTCCATCGTCGTGGAGATAAGCGAGAGTCCCAGGGTGGCCGGCACGGTGCTGGGCTCCAACTTCAAGAGCATCGAGTGCGTCGTGGAGTTCGCCGTGGTAAACGGCAACAACGGCGTCGTCATCACAAGGCTCAAGGGGTCGCATTCGCTCGTCCACCTCAACGAGGAGGCCGGCAAGGAGGCGGCCGTAAAGCTCGCCTACGAGAAGGTGGCCGACACCCTCAGGGCCACGCTCTCGGACATAGGAAAGCGCATGGGCGAGGAGATCGCCTCCGGCGCGCTGCCTCCCATCGAGCTCTCGGTGGCCGACAGCGTGGAGATATTCTCCAATATCTACAAGTCCTATGCGGAAGAACCCTTCGCGTCGGTGCGGCTCGTCAACAACAGCGAACGCGAGATCCGGGGCGTCAAGGTTACGCTCATGGTGAAGGATTACATGGACTTCCCCTCGGAGCGCCTCATCGAGCGCATGGCCCCGGGCCAGAAGAGGACGGTCGAGCTCACGGCGGTCTTCAACAACAGGGTGCTCGAGCTCACGGAGAACACGCTGCTGCAGTCGGAGATAGTGGTCACCTACTACGACGGCGCCGAGAGCAGGTCGGTCACCGCGGCCCTGCCGATCCACGTCTACGAAAAGCACGCCCTCGTATGGGACGACAAGGCCAAGATCGCAAGCTTCATAACGCCGCGCGACCCGGTGGTCTCGACCTTCGCCTCCATGGCCGTGCGCGAATACAACTTCCCCTACATAAACCAGGCGCTCGTCAAGGCCCGCGCCGTCTTCGAGGCCCTCGGCGTCCTGGGCGTCACATACATCGCCGACCCCACGCCCTACGCGACCGTCTCCAGCGACACGACCATAGTGGACCACGTCCAGTATCCGCGCGAGACGCTGGAGCGCAAGGGGGGAGACTGCGACGACCTTGTAAGCCTCTTCGGAGCGGCGCTCGAGAGCCTGGGCATAAAGGTCATGCCCGTTGACGCGCCCTCCCATCTCTTCATCATGTTCGACACGTCCATACCGGAGCACCTGGAGGGCGAGTTCGGCTTTCCGCCCGACATGTACGTCGTCCACGACGGCACAATCTGGGTGCCCTTCGAGACCACGCTCGTGGGCTCGTCCTTCCTGCTGGCCTGGGAGAAGGGGGTGGAGAACTACGGCAAGTGGGGCGGCGAGGCGGCCTTCGTCGATCCCCGAAAGGCGTGGAAGAAGTATCTGCCGGCGACCCTGCCGCCCGCCGAGTTCAAGGGCGAGGTCTCGAAGGCGGCCATAGAAAAGGTCTTCGGCGGCGAGCTCGAGGAGCTGCGGCGCAGGCGGGTGCGCAGGCTCGCCGCCAGGTATCTGGACCTCGGGGAGAAGGGGCTGGCGCAGGCCGTCATCGTCTACGGGGAGAACGGTCTCGTCGACGACGCCCTCGCGCTGGCCAGGAAGCTCGACGCCTCCGGCGCTCTCACCCCCGACACGGCCAACAACATAGGCAACGTCCACTTCCTCAAGGGAGACTATGAAAAGGCGCTCGGCTACTACCGCATGGCCCGCGAAAAGGACGCCACCGACCCGGGCATACTGGTCAACATGGCGAGGGCCTACCTCAAGCTCGGCGACCGTGAGCGGGCCAGGGAGGTCTTCGCCGAGGCCATGGCCATGGATGCCGGCGTCAAGGAGAAGTACCTGAAGGTCTATGTGGAGCTCGGCCAGTGA
- a CDS encoding FxsA family protein has translation MFFRLFILFTLIPVIELALLIKVGSFLGVFNTVMIVIATALAGAYLVRLEGLGVMYRFQRNLSEGIFPAEEIFDGALLLVAGALLVTPGFFTDVLGLLIVIPATRAVIKARLRRRIEKSSTIITIDTNFPR, from the coding sequence ATGTTCTTCAGGCTCTTCATCCTGTTCACCCTAATACCGGTGATCGAGCTCGCCCTGCTGATAAAGGTGGGCTCCTTTCTCGGCGTATTCAACACGGTGATGATCGTCATAGCGACGGCCCTGGCCGGCGCCTACCTCGTGAGGCTCGAAGGACTCGGCGTCATGTACCGCTTCCAGCGCAACCTCTCGGAGGGGATATTTCCGGCGGAGGAGATATTCGACGGCGCGCTGCTGCTCGTCGCCGGGGCGCTTCTCGTCACGCCGGGCTTCTTCACCGACGTGCTGGGCCTTCTCATAGTGATACCCGCCACACGGGCCGTCATAAAGGCCCGGCTTCGCCGCCGCATCGAGAAGAGCTCGACGATCATCACCATCGACACGAACTTTCCGCGATGA